From Corvus moneduloides isolate bCorMon1 chromosome 2, bCorMon1.pri, whole genome shotgun sequence, one genomic window encodes:
- the ATP1A1 gene encoding sodium/potassium-transporting ATPase subunit alpha-1: protein MGKGAGRDKYEPTATSEHGGKKKGKKERDMDELKKEVTMDDHKLSLDELHRKYGTDLSRGLTPARAAEILARDGPNALTPPPTTPEWVKFCRQLFGGFSLLLWIGAILCFLAYGIQSLMGEEPNNDNLYLGIVLAAVVIITGCFSYYQEAKSSKIMESFKNLVPQQALVVRNGEKMSINAEGVVVGDLVEVKGGDRIPADLRIISAHGCKVDNSSLTGESEPQTRSPDFSHENPLETRNIAFFSTNCVEGTARGIVISTGDRTVMGRIASLASGLEGGKTPIAVEIEHFIHLITGVAVFLGVSFFILSLILEYTWLEAVIFLIGIIVANVPEGLLATVTVCLTLTAKRMARKNCLVKNLEAVETLGSTSTICSDKTGTLTQNRMTVAHMWFDNQIHEADTTENQSGASFDKSSATWTALSRIAGLCNRAVFQAGQENVPILKRAVAGDASESALLKCIELCCGSVKEMRERYPKVVEIPFNSTNKYQLSIHKNANPSESRYLLVMKGAPERILDRCSTILIHGKEQPLDEEMKDAFQNAYLELGGLGERVLGFCHLALPDDQFPDGFQFDTDDLNFPVDKLCFVGLMSMIDPPRAAVPDAVGKCRSAGIKVIMVTGDHPITAKAIAKGVGIISEGNETVEDIAARLNIPVSQVNPRDAKACVVHGSDLKDMTSEQLDDILLHHTEIVFARTSPQQKLIIVEGCQRQGAIVAVTGDGVNDSPALKKADIGVAMGIAGSDVSKQAADMILLDDNFASIVTGVEEGRLIFDNLKKSIAYTLTSNIPEITPFLIFIIANIPLPLGTVTILCIDLGTDMVPAISLAYEQAESDIMKRQPRNPKTDKLVNERLISMAYGQIGMIQALGGFFTYFVIMAENGFWPSGLLGIRVQWDDRWINDVEDSYGQQWTYEQRKIVEFTCHTAFFVSIVVVQWADLIICKTRRNSVFQQGMKNKILIFGLFEETALAAFLSYCPGMDVALRMYPLKPTWWFCAFPYSLLIFVYDEVRKLIIRRNPGGWVERETYY, encoded by the exons GGTTTGACTCCTGCACGTGCAGCTGAGATCCTGGCTCGCGATGGCCCAAATGCCCTCACGCCCCCACCCACCACTCCTGAATGGGTAAAGTTCTGTCGGCAGCTCTTTGGAGGATTCTCGCTCCTGCTGTGGATTGGTGctattctgtgttttctggctTACGGCATACAGAGTTTGATGGGAGAGGAGCCCAACAATGATAAC CTGTACCTGGGTATTGTGTTGGCAGCTGTGGTTATCATTACTGGCTGTTTCTCTTATTACCAAGAAGCAAAAAGCTCCAAGATCATGGAGTCCTTCAAGAACTTGGTGCCTCAG CAAGCACTTGTAGTCAGAAATGGTGAGAAGATGAGCATAAATGCTGAAGGTGTTGTAGTTGGAGATCTAGTGGAGGTGAAAGGAGGAGACAGAATTCCAGCTGACCTTCGGATCATATCAGCACATGGTTGCAAG GTGGATAACTCCTCACTTACTGGTGAATCAGAGCCTCAGACCAGGTCTCCAGACTTCTCCCATGAGAACCCACTGGAGACCAGGAACATTGCCTTCTTTTCCACCAACTGTGTGGAAG GCACTGCCCGTGGCATTGTAATTAGCACTGGGGATCGCACTGTGATGGGCCGTATTGCCAGCTTGGCTTCTGGACTGGAAGGGGGGAAAACTCCAATTGCTGTGGAGATTGAGCACTTTATCCACCTCATCACTGGAGTGGCTGTATTCCTGGGTGTTTCCTTCTTCATCCTTTCCCTCATCCTTGAGTACACATGGCTGGAGGCTGTTATCTTCCTCATCGGGATCATTGTTGCCAATGTCCCTGAAGGGCTGCTTGCAACGGTTACG GTATGTCTGACACTAACAGCCAAGCGTATGGCTCGTAAGAACTGCTTGGTGAAGAACCTGGAGGCCGTGGAGACCCTGGGTTCCACATCCACCATCTGTTCTGACAAAACAGGCACTCTGACACAGAATCGCATGACAGTGGCCCACATGTGGTTTGACAATCAGATTCACGAGGCCGATACTACAGAGAACCAGAGTG gTGCTTCCTTTGACAAGAGCTCAGCCACTTGGACTGCTTTGTCCAGAATTGCAGGTCTCTGTAACCGTGCTGTGTTTCAGGCTGGCCAGGAAAATGTACCAATTCTTAAG CGAGCAGTGGCAGGAGATGCCTCTGAGTCTGCACTTCTGAAATGCATTGAATTgtgctgtggttctgtgaagGAGATGAGAGAAAGGTATCCCAAAGTGGTGGAAATACCATTTAACTCCACCAACAAGTACCAG CTGTCTATCCACAAAAATGCAAATCCATCAGAATCCCGTTACTTGCTGGTGATGAAGGGAGCTCCAGAGAGGATCTTGGATCGCTGCAGCACCATTCTTATTCATGGCAAAGAGCAACCACTGGATGAGGAAATGAAAGATGCTTTTCAGAATGCCTACCTTGAATTGGGAGGCCTCGGGGAGAGAGTGTTAG GATTCTGCCACTTGGCTCTGCCTGATGATCAGTTCCCAGATGGCTTCCAGTTTGATACAGATGACCTGAACTTCCCTGTAGACAAACTCTGCTTTGTAGGACTGATGTCTATGATTGATCCACCTcgtgctgctgtgccagatgCTGTTGGGAAATGCAGAAGTGCTGGGATCAAG GTTATCATGGTTACTGGAGACCATCCGATCACAGCCAAGGCCATTGCCAAGGGTGTGGGCATCATCTCCGAGGGCAATGAAACAGTAGAAGATATTGCTGCTCGGCTCAACATTCCTGTCAGCCAGGTCAACCCTAG GGATGCCAAAGCTTGTGTGGTTCATGGCTCAGATTTGAAGGACATGACTAGCGAGCAATTGGATGACATCCTGCTTCACCATACAGAAATTGTGTTTGCCAGGACATCTCCTCAGCAGAAGCTTATCATTGTGGAAGGCTGTCAGCGACAG GGTGCCATTGTAGCAGTCACAGGTGATGGCGTGAATGATTCCCCAGCCCTGAAGAAGGCTGACATTGGTGTTGCTATGGGTATTGCTGGTTCAGATGTCTCCAAGCAGGCAGCTGACATGATTCTGCTGGATGACAACTTTGCCTCCATTGTCACTGGGGTTGAAGAAG GGCGTCTGATCTTTGATAACCTGAAGAAGTCTATTGCCTACACCTTGACCAGTAACATTCCTGAAATCACGCCGTTCCTGATCTTCATCATTGCAAACATACCCCTTCCCCTGGGAACAGTCACCATCCTCTGCATTGACCTGGGCACTGACATG GTCCCTGCTATCTCCCTGGCATATGAGCAAGCAGAGAGTGACATCATGAAGAGGCAGCCCAGAAATCCCAAAACAGACAAGCTGGTGAATGAACGGCTGATCAGCATGGCCTATGGGCAGATTG GTATGATCCAGGCCCTTGGAGGCTTCTTCACCTATTTTGTAATCATGGCGGAGAATGGCTTCTGGCCTTCTGGCTTGCTAGGGATCAGAGTTCAGTGGGATGACAGATGGATTAACGATGTGGAAGACAGCTATGGGCAGCAATGG ACCTACGAACAGAGGAAAATAGTGGAGTTCACTTGCCATACAGCCTTCTTTGTCAGCATCGTGGTCGTGCAGTGGGCAGACTTGATCATTTGTAAGACCCGAAGAAACTCAGTCTTCCAGCAGGGGATGAA GAACAAGATCTTAATATTTGGTCTCTTTGAGGAGACTGCGCTGGCTGCCTTCCTGTCCTACTGCCCTGGGATGGATGTTGCTCTAAGGATGTATCCTCTGAA GCCGACCTGGTGGTTCTGTGCTTTCCCATATTCCCTCCTGATATTCGTGTATGATGAAGTCAGAAAGCTCATTATCAGACGCAACCCTGGTG GCTGGGTGGAAAGAGAGACCTACTACTAA